Proteins from one Anaerotignum faecicola genomic window:
- a CDS encoding efflux RND transporter permease subunit, which produces EISMPSLLGFLMLIGTVVNAGILYVDTVNQYRSTMDKRTAMIEAGATRLRPILMTTLTTIVSMIPLAIGYGSNGELMQGLALVNVGGLTASTVLSLLMLPVYYSIMSGKVDTTPMPD; this is translated from the coding sequence GGAAATTTCAATGCCGTCTTTACTGGGATTCTTAATGCTGATTGGTACGGTTGTCAATGCCGGTATCCTTTATGTCGATACCGTCAACCAGTACCGTTCCACGATGGATAAGAGGACGGCAATGATTGAGGCCGGAGCGACGAGATTACGTCCCATCCTCATGACTACCCTGACGACCATCGTGTCCATGATTCCGCTGGCGATTGGATACGGCAGCAATGGAGAACTGATGCAGGGGCTTGCCCTTGTCAATGTCGGCGGCCTGACGGCTTCCACTGTCCTTTCGCTCCTGATGCTTCCGGTTTATTACTCAATTATGAGCGGAAAAGTAGATACCACACCGATGCCTGATTAA